The sequence AAGACCTGATCGCGAAGATTGATTGCTTCGTGCAGCAATACAACAAACACTGCAAGCCATTCATATGGACCGCCACCGCCGACTCGATCATCCAGAAACTGGAACGGCTTTGCAGGCGAATTAACGGGACGGCACACTAGAAAAGCGCTTTGCAACCGCCAAGGACGCAAAGGAAAGCCTCATAACGTCATCGCGAGCGCCGAAGGCGCGTGGCGATCTCGTGGCGCACGATGCGGACGTTCCGCGATTGCTTCGTCGCTGCCGCTCCTCGCAATGACAAAAAAGCTTTCCTTTGCGTCCTTTGCGTCCTTTGCGGTCAATTGTTTTTTGAAGACACGACGTACAGCAACGCCGTGCAATGCTGCGGCGATTCGCCGCCGATCCGGCACACGTGCGCGGGCGTCCAGCCGGGGATGCCGTAGCGGTTGGTGACGATGCGGGTGCCGGGTGCGAGCTTCGCGAACCCGGGCTCGAGCTTCTCCAGCACGTCCGGCAGCAGGAAGAGCGCCAGCACGGTCGCTTCGGAGAAATCCACGTCGAAGAAGTCGCTTCGCACGAACGACGCGCGGTCGGCGACGCCCTCCTTCAGCGCGTTACGCCGCGACAGATCGAGCAACGGCAGGTCGTATTCGACGCCGAGCGCACGCGCGCCGCGCTTCGCTGCGGCGATGACGCAGCGTCCGTCACCCGAACCCAGATCGATGACGTAGTCGCCCGCCTTCACTTCGGCCATGTCGAGCATCCTGTCGACCAGCGCGGGCGGCGTGGGCACCCAGACGAGGTCCTTGCCCATCTGGCCTTCGACAGGGTCGCCGGGCTTGCCGCCGATCTTCGCGCGCATCGCGCCCGCCGCGGCGGACACGAAGCACAGCGCGAGCAGCGTTTCGATCATCTCGGGAGACATTGCTCGATAGTAGCGCGGCTACACTGTCGCCATGAAATGGCTTGCGTACCTGCTGTTCGCCGCCGGCATCGCCGCCATCGTCGCGCTCGTCGGCTATTACGGGTACGCGGACGTCGCCGCGGCGCTGGCGACAGCCGCGTGGGGTGTAGTGCTCGTCGTCGCGTTCCACCTCGTGCCGCTCGCCGCCGACACGATCGCGTGGCGCTACCTGCTGCCGCCCGACCGGCGCGCGCGTCTCGCCGATCTCCTGTGGATGCGCTGGGTGAGCGAATCGGTGAACAACCTCCTGCCCGCGACGCAGATCGGCGGCGACCTCGTGCGCGGGCGGCTCGCGGCGCAGCGCGGCGTACCCGCCGCGGACGCGGCGGCGAGCATCGTCGCCGACATCACGACCAGCGTCTTTACGCTGATCGCGTTCGGCGCGATCGGTGCGCTGCTCCTGCCGCAGGCGCGGCAGGGCGCGCTGCTGCTCGCCGGGCTTGCGATCTCGGCGGCGCTCGTCGCTCTCTTCGGGTACCTCCAGCATCGCGGCCTCTTCGCTCCGCTCGCACGGCGCGTCGGCTCCACGATCGGCGGCACGTGGGATGGGATCAAAGGCAGCGCAGCGGCGCTCGACGCGGCGGTCGCGCGGATCTACGCGAGGCGCGGCGACGTCGCGAAGAGCTGCGCATGGGCGTTCGCGGCATGGGTGCTCGGCGCGGGCGAGGTGTTCATCGCCCTGCACTTCCTGGGCAGCCCGATCGGCATCCTCGATGCGATCGCGATCGAGTCGCTGATACAGGCGCTGCGCAGCGCCGCGTTTCCGGTGCCCGGCGCGCTCGGCGTGCAGGAAGGCGGGTTCGTCCTGCTGGGGGCTGCTTTCGGTCTTGCGCCGGAGACCGCGCTCGCGCTCTCGCTGGTCAAGCGCGTGCGCGAGGTCGTGCTCGGGCTCCCGGGCCTGATCGTGTGGCAGATAGCCGAAGGACGGCACCTCGTGCGCAAGCGTGCTTTGAAGCGCTCGGTATAATCGCTTCAGCTTTTCTCCGAGAGTCCCTATGCCGCTCGACATCCGCGGCCTCATCGCGAAGCACGAAGGCCGCAACTACGAGCTGCACGAGCAGCACGTCAATCCGCAGTACGTGAAGGTGCTGCGAACGATCGGCTT is a genomic window of Burkholderiales bacterium containing:
- a CDS encoding lysylphosphatidylglycerol synthase domain-containing protein — its product is MKWLAYLLFAAGIAAIVALVGYYGYADVAAALATAAWGVVLVVAFHLVPLAADTIAWRYLLPPDRRARLADLLWMRWVSESVNNLLPATQIGGDLVRGRLAAQRGVPAADAAASIVADITTSVFTLIAFGAIGALLLPQARQGALLLAGLAISAALVALFGYLQHRGLFAPLARRVGSTIGGTWDGIKGSAAALDAAVARIYARRGDVAKSCAWAFAAWVLGAGEVFIALHFLGSPIGILDAIAIESLIQALRSAAFPVPGALGVQEGGFVLLGAAFGLAPETALALSLVKRVREVVLGLPGLIVWQIAEGRHLVRKRALKRSV
- a CDS encoding IS630 family transposase, with the protein product DLIAKIDCFVQQYNKHCKPFIWTATADSIIQKLERLCRRINGTAH
- a CDS encoding methyltransferase domain-containing protein, producing MSPEMIETLLALCFVSAAAGAMRAKIGGKPGDPVEGQMGKDLVWVPTPPALVDRMLDMAEVKAGDYVIDLGSGDGRCVIAAAKRGARALGVEYDLPLLDLSRRNALKEGVADRASFVRSDFFDVDFSEATVLALFLLPDVLEKLEPGFAKLAPGTRIVTNRYGIPGWTPAHVCRIGGESPQHCTALLYVVSSKNN